The nucleotide sequence TTGTAGACGCAGGCGACGCGGTTGCCCTCGTAGACGCGGCCCTTGTCGGCGGCGTACGCCTCCATGGAGCCGTGCCAGTCCAGGTGGTCCGGGGCGAGGTTGAGCACGGCGGCCGAGTGGACGCGCAGGCTCGGCGCCCAGTGCAGCTGGTAGCTGGAGAGTTCGACGGCGAGGACGTCGTACGTCTCGTCGCCGGTGACCGCGTCGAGGAGCGAGACGCCGATGTTGCCGACGGCGGCCGTACGCAGCCCGGCAGCGGCCAGGATGGCGGCGAGCATCCTGACCGTCGTCGTCTTGCCGTTGGTGCCTGTGACGGCCAGCCAGGGGGCCGCGTCGGGGCCGCGCAGCCGCCACGCCAGCTCGACGTCGCCCCAGATCTCCACGCCCGCGGCGGCGGCCGCCGCGAAGAGCGGCTTGCCCGGCTGCCAGCCGGGGGCGGTGACGACGAGTTCGGTGCCGACGGGCAGCGTGTCCCCGTCGCCGAGGCGCACGGTGACGCCGAGCGGTTCGAGTTCGGCCGCCTGGGCGCGTGCGCGCTCGTCGTCGCTGTCGTTGACGACGGTGACGTCGGCGCCGAGTCCGCGCAGCACCCGGGCCGCGGGGAGACCTGAGACGCCGAGTCCGGCGACGGTGACCCGCTTGCCGTGCCAGTCGGTCGGCTCCGGGTGCGGGCCGGTCACTTCTGGGCCGCCCAGCCGGCGTAGAAGAGGCCGAGTCCGACGATCACGCACATGCCCTGGATGATCCAGAAGCGGACCACGACAAGGACTTCGGACCACCCCTTGAGTTCGAAGTGGTGCTGGAGTGGCGCCATCCGGAAGACCCGCCTGCCGGTGGTCTTGAACGAACCGACCTGGATCACCACGGACATGGTGATCAGGACGAAGAGACCGCCGAGCAGGGCGATCAGGAACTCGGTGCGCGAGCAGATGGCGAGGCCGGCGAGCGCGCCGCCGAGCGCCAGCGATCCGGTGTCGCCCATGAAGATCTTGGCGGGTGAGGTGTTCCACCACAGGAAGCCGAAGCAGGAGCCCATCAGGGCGGAGGCGACGACCGCGAGGTCCAGCGGATCTCGCACCTCGAAACAGGCGTTGGGGTTGGTCAGGGTCGCCGCGTTGGCGCAGGACTCCTGGAACTGCCAGAGGCCGATGAAGGTGTAGGCGCCGAAGACCATCACGGAGGCGCCGGTCGCGAGGCCGTCGAGGCCGTCGGTGAGGTTCACCCCGTTCGACATCGCGAGGATCATGAACAGCGCCCAGACCACGAAGATCACCGGGCCGATCGACCAGCCGAAGTCCGAGACGAACGACAGCTTGGTCGAGGCCGGGGTGTTGCCGCGGGCGTCGGCGAACTGCAGCGAGAGGACGGCGAAGGCGATGCCGACGATCAGCTGCCCCGCCATCTTCGCCTTGGCCCGCAGCCCCAGCGAGCGCTGCTTCACGATCTTGATGTAGTCGTCGAGGAATCCGACGACGCCCATGCCGGTCATCAGGAACAGGACCAGCACACCCGAGAACCGCATGTCCTCGCCGGTGATCACCTTCGCCAGGATGTAGGCGATCAGGGTGGCGAGGATGAAGGCGATGCCGCCCATGGTGGGCGTCCCCTTCTTGCTGCCGTGGGAGCGCGGGCCGTCGTCCCTGATGAACTGGCCGTATCCCTTGCGGGCCAGCAGCTTGATCAGCAGCGGCGTGCCGATCAGGGTCAGGAAGAGCCCGATGGCTCCCGCGAAGAGGATCTGCCTCATCGGCCGGCAACCTCGCCCTCGGAGGTCGTCTCCAGCAGTGCCAGGGCCACCTGCTCAAGACCGGCCGACCTGGACGCCTTCACCAGCACGACATCTCCCGGACGCAGTTCACTGCGCAACAGGTCGACCGCCGCCCGCGCGTCGGACACGTGCACCGACTCCTCACCCCACGAACCCTCGTTGTAAGCGCCCAGTCGCAGCCAGGACGCCTCCCGGCCCCCGACTGCCACGAGCTTGCTGACGTTGAGCCGGACGGCGAGCCGTCCGACCGCGTCGTGCTCGGCGAGCGCCTCGTCACCGAGCTCGGCCATCGGGCCGAGCACCGCCCAGGTACGTCCCCCCGTTGCCGATGAGGCGCCGCCCATGGCGGCCAGCGCACGGAGCGCCGCTTTCATGGATTCGGGGTTCGCGTTGTAGGCGTCGTTGACGATCGTCACGCCGTCCGAGCGCTCGGTGACCTCCATACGCCAGCGGGAGAGGGTTCCCGCCTCGGAGAGCGCCTCTGCGATC is from Streptomyces sp. NBC_00370 and encodes:
- the mraY gene encoding phospho-N-acetylmuramoyl-pentapeptide-transferase, which produces MRQILFAGAIGLFLTLIGTPLLIKLLARKGYGQFIRDDGPRSHGSKKGTPTMGGIAFILATLIAYILAKVITGEDMRFSGVLVLFLMTGMGVVGFLDDYIKIVKQRSLGLRAKAKMAGQLIVGIAFAVLSLQFADARGNTPASTKLSFVSDFGWSIGPVIFVVWALFMILAMSNGVNLTDGLDGLATGASVMVFGAYTFIGLWQFQESCANAATLTNPNACFEVRDPLDLAVVASALMGSCFGFLWWNTSPAKIFMGDTGSLALGGALAGLAICSRTEFLIALLGGLFVLITMSVVIQVGSFKTTGRRVFRMAPLQHHFELKGWSEVLVVVRFWIIQGMCVIVGLGLFYAGWAAQK